The Thermococcus peptonophilus genomic sequence GTCCCTGCGGGAATTCATAGAAGATGAAAAGCCGACGTTGTACGAGATAAGAGAGAATAAGGGCCTTTTGAGATACATTGTCATGAGAGAGGGCAAGTTCACAGGCGAGCTTATGGTGAATCTCGTAACTTCAGAGGGCGAGCTCCCGGAGAGCTTTCCAGAATACTTCCCGTACGCAACTTCCATCTACTGGAGCGTGAACAGGACCGAGAGCGACGTCTCTTACGGAGATGTAGAGAGGTACTGGGGTGAGCCCTTCATAAGGGAGAAGATCGACGACGTTACTTATCTTGTCCATCCAAACAGCTTCTTCCAGACGAACAGCTACCAGGCCGTTAACCTCGTCCGAAAAGTGGCCGAGCTGGTGGAAGGTGAGAAGGTTCTCGACCTCTACTCCGGCGTTGGAACGTTCGGAATCTATCTTGCGAAGAGGGGCTTCAAAGTAGAAGGAATCGAGATAAACCCGTTCGCGGTTGAGATGGCAAAGAAAAACGCCCAGATCAACGGAGTTGATGCAGAATTCCGCGTCGGAGAAGACAAGGACGTTGATAACCTCTCCGAATATGACACAGTGGTAGTTGATCCTCCCAGGGCCGGTCTCCATCCCAAGCTCGTTAGGAAAATCTTAAAAGACAGGCCTGAGACCCTCGTTTACGTGTCCTGCAATCCAAAGACTCTCTCTCAAAACCTCAAAGAGCTCTCGGAAAGCTACAAGATTGAAGAGGCCGTTGGCCTCGATATGTTTCCGCACACGCCCCACGTTGAGGCAGTCCTCAAACTCAGAAAAGTTTGAATAATAAACCAAAAAATCCGATACCTTAATAAAGGATTAGTGCGTATTTGAAACTTAGGTGGTGAGATTATGTTAGACGAGAGGGACAAGATTATACTTGAGATGCTCACCAAGGATGCTCGAACACCATTCACCGAGATAGCAAAGGTACTGGGGATAAGCGAAACGGCCGTGAGGAAGAGAGTCAAGGCCCTTGAGGAGGCTGGAGTAATAAAGCAGTACACAATCGTCGTTGACCCGGCGAAGCTTGGTTACAACCTGGTCAGCATTACCGGAGTGGATACGAAGCCGGAGAAGATATTCGAGGTAGCCAACAAGCTCAAGGAGTTTGACTTCGTCAAGCACGTCTACCTGACCAGCGGCGACCACATGATAATGGCCGAGGTATGGGCTAGGGACGGAGAGCACCTTTCCGAGATAATCTCGGAGAAGATAGGAAGAATTGACGGCGTTACTAAGGTCTGCCCGGCGATTATCCTCGAGAAGATGAAGTGAGAACTTTTCTTTTCTCTCTTTTACCATCCTATGCACCACCCTTCCATATTAGATGCCTTATACTTCAAAATTCAGGAGTAATCACATTCCGGGATAAACAGAACCAACAGCCTAGGAGACTTCTTAAAAACGGAATTGGCAACGTTAAGAACCATCGAAGAATTCTGGTGGTCCCGCGGCCCGGATTTGAACCGGGGACCTGCGGATCTACAGTCCGCCGCCACTCCCAGGCTAGGCTACCGCGGGACCCTACTGGGCAGCCCGTTCCATAATCGCTGGAGTAGGTTTATAAATTTTTCTCTCATTCTCAGCTCGGTGAGAACATGAGGGCCTACGACCCGGTAACGGTTGCCATTCCTCTCGCTTACAGGCTTGAAAAGATAATGCTGGAGAAGAAGTCCCTCCCGAGCGGCGACGAAGTGAAGACAATCTTGAAAGAGCTTGGACTTGAGGAGCTCTACTCCGGGAAGGGACTCGCGCTCCTGAGAAACCAAGACGTTGTTGTTTTGGTATTCCCACGTGAGAGCCTTGTGATCGACGTAATACCCGCGACCGGAGAGGTCAGCGACGCGCTTGAAGTCATTGCCTACCACGACAGAAAGCTCAACGCCCTCATCCTCGAAGTTCTTCCGGCGAACGACATAGAGTACGAGGGGAACATTGGAGTTGAGCCTGCGATAATCAGCCTCGAGAGTGGGGAGCTTGAGAGTGCCCCCGTCTTCGGAGACTTTAGGGAAGGGGAAGATGGGATTTACCTCGTAATAGACAAGGACACCTTCCAGAGGTGGAAAGAGAGTGGAAAGCTCGACGTTTGTCCGATCTGTGGTGGTGGACTATCCTGGAGAGGGAAGAAGGCCATCTGCCTGGACTGCGGCTACGGAGTGAAGGTGGTGGAAGAATGAGGACTGCAAAAGCCCAGCTTGTGAAGTACTCAAGAAAAGCCCACGAGAGGGGCCTGACTGCGGCATTCGGTGGAAACTTGAGCATAAGGGTTGGAGATTTAGTCTTCATTAAGGCCACCGGCTCCGTGATGGACGAGATGACTCCGGAGCAGGTCGCTGTAGTTACTCTCGACGGAAAACAGGTAAGCGGCGTTAGGCCCTCTTCAGAATACCGCCTGCACCTTGCAATATATCATGAGAGACCCGACGTTAAAGCCATCGCCCACCTGCACCCACCGTACTCGATAGTTGCTTCCACACTGCTCACTGGAGAGCTTCCAATACTCACTCCAGAGGCCGAGATATACCTCGGCAGGATTCCAATAGCATCTTTCAGGCCGGCAGGAACCGAAGAGCTGGCAGCGGTTGTGGCTGAGAAAATCAGGAAGGCGGACGCGGTTCTTATGGAGAGGCACGGAATTGTCGCCGTTGGAAGGAGTCTCAGAGAAGCGTTCTACAAGGCGGAACTCGTAGAGGAAAGCGCAAAACTGTGGTATCTGAGCAGGAAATGAGCGGAAAAAACCAAAGGCTCACTTGACCTGCTCAAGAGCACCGAGGACCTCCCAGATTATAGTCCTTGTGTGCATCGGCATGTTCGGGTCTTCGCTGATTTCTTCAAGGATGGCTATAGCGTCCGCCGCCCTAACGGCCGGGTCGCGGCTCTCATCGAGGAGAACTTCAATGGCCTGCTCGGCGGCCCTCCTAATGTTCCTCGGGACAACGGTGTCCTGAACGACCTGCTCCTTGAGAACCTGCACAATCTGCTGGATAAGCTCGCTCATCTCTCCTCACCCCCTTCGCTTCTTTAATAAAAAATTGTAACTAAAACTTCCTCGGCTTATCTTAAGCTTTACTAACTAAAAAGCTTTTCGGTCAATTGTCGAAATCAATATTCAACACCGCGTCTCGCCAGTATCCCTCTCTGGTACGGATGCTTGACTTCCCTCATTTCAGTCACGTAGTCGGCCAGCTCGAAAAGCTCCTCCGGGCAGTATCTTCCCGTGAGAACGAGTTCCGTGTTTTCAGCTTTGCCCTTTATCAGTTCCTTAACTTCCCCAACATCGAGCATTCCAAAGCCGAGGGAGACGCAGACCTCATCGAGGATAACGAGGTCCCACTCACCGCTTGAAGCCAGTTCTTTCGCTCTTTCAAGTGCCCTCTTTGCCGCTTTTATGTCCTCCTCACTTGGTTTTCCATGGACAAAGCCCGGCAGACCAAAGGACTCAATGAGGGCACCACATTCCTCTATCTTCTTCTGCTCTCCGTAGACCTTGGGAGCTTTCATGAACTGTACTATGGCAACCTTTCCGCCAGAACCAAGCATCCTCACGGCGAGTCCAAACGCAGCCGTGGTCTTTCCCTTTCCGTTGCCAGTGTATATGTGAACCAAACCAAGTCTGTCCTTCCAGCTCATTGTTTTCACCATCGGACATAATCTCCAGCCCTTTTATATGTTTGCCAAGAAACTTTGCCCGACAAAGTTTCATCAAAGTTTGTAGCTCCTTCTTCCCAAGAATGTTTTATTCAAGATTTTGGACTGCAAGTGCTCATTTTTGAGTGAGAACATGCTTGGAAAGACTTCTCAAAAAGTGTTTTCTTTCCTTTGACGCCCAAAGGGAATCGATTTAGGGCTAAACACGCGTTAAACTGGTGAGTTTGAGAGTTCTCACATTCAAGAACAGCTGTTTGGTGGGAAAAGCACGACGAATTAGGATTCTAAAAAAGAGCTACGAACCCTGATCAAACTTCGCGCAGGAGGCTTTTGGGAAAAGCTTGACCAAAAGTGCGCCCTTCTTCTCGAACTTTCCTTATTGATGAGTGTATGCTCTACCAGAAAGCAAGTTCACGCGGGTTTACTCCCAAAATCTCTCGTTAATAATGATTTCAAACTTTCTTTTAGCGCTCTTCGAGCGCTATACTGTGAGAAAATCCTGTAAATCTAGCAACTCGATAGTAAACCCTCTCAAAAGCTAGCTCATTAAAAACACATACCAACTTTCCACCAGCGCTTTCGCAAGAAAGGACTGTTATGGTGGACCGGGCGGGATTTGAACCCGCGGCCTCCGCCTTGCGAGGGCGGCGCTCATACCAGGCTGAGCTACCGGCCCACACCCGGTATTAGTGAACCATCCCCTGCTTTAAAAAGTTTTGGTCGTTAATCCGGATAGGCGTCTGTGAGGACAGAGAGGTACGTTGTTACACAAAAACGAGTTTATTTTCCAGTGGAAGGGTAGAGTTTTTAACATTCATAAGATTACTAATCCCGGTGATGACATGAATCCCCTTGAATTCCACAGGGACAACTTCCCCGGAAATGGGAAGATAGAGGTCATACCGAAGGTTTCAGTTACCAGAGAAACCCTGACCCTTGCTTACACTCCGGGCGTAGCCGAACCTTCGAAGGCAATAGCCAACGGCGCCGATCCCGAGAATTACGGGCGGGCAGGGCTTTCCGCCGCACTCCTTCACCCGCTCGAGGACGAAGCGCTTAACGCCCTCCCACCCTTCAGCTGGAGTCAGCATCGCCAAGGCGGAGCAGTTCTCGCTCCTGCCGCCCTTCGGGAGAACGGCTGTCTCAAGGTCGTCCCCACCAACCAGCTCCCAGTGGATCACGGGTACGCCCTTCCCCGTGTTGTCGCCCGAGTTTTTGCTGGTAAGAACGTCAACGGCGTTGGGCCTCAGCGGAATCCCAAAGGTTGCCCTCCTCGTTGCCTCTATGATCGCCCCCTCAATCTCGCCCAGGTAAGGGCTTTCAACGCCCGCCTTCACAAAAAAGGTCAGCGTCCCCGTGTCCTGGCAGACAGGAACTTTCCTGGATTTTCCAATCTCGATTGCCTTCAAAGTGTTGCAGAGGTTGAACCTCGCTATTTCACTCTGCTCGCTCTCGTAGGCTCGCCTGAGGGCTTCAACAGTGTCCGCGGGAATTGTCGTGACCGCGAGTTTGATGGCATCAACGATAGGGTCAACGAGGTCTTTCAATAGACACTCACCGATCAAAAATGAGAAATGGTACTTAAAAAGTTTGACAAAATGGAGTCAGCCCTTGAGGGCTTCCACTATCTTCTCGGCAACCTCGACGCCGGCCCTCATCTGGGCCTCAACCGTCGAAGCTCCGATGTGCGGCGTTAGAACGACGTTGTCGAGCTTTGTGAGCGGGTGGTCCTTCGGTAGAGGCTCCTCCTCGAAGACATCAAGGCCTGCTCCCGCGATCCAGCCCTCCTGGAGAGCCTTGACGAGGGCATCGGTGTCAACAACAGCCCCCCTCGCGGCGTTGATGAGTATGGCGGTCGGCTTCATGAGCTTGAGCCTCTCTTCGTTGATGAGGTGATAGGTGGTTTCCACGAGCGGGACGTGGAGGGTAACGACGTCGCTCTCCCTGAGGAGTTCCTCAAGCGGAACGAACTTTCCTCCGACTTCCTTCGCCCTCTCCTCGTTCGGGTACGGGTCGTAGAGGAGGACGTTCATGCCGAGGGCGTTCGCTATCTTCGCGACCTGGTAGCCTATCCTTCCGAAGCCGACGACTCCAATGGTCTTGCCCTCAAGCTCAATCCCCATGCACTGCTTCTTGGCCCAGACGCCTTCCCTCATCTTCCTGTCTGCGAAGGCTATCTTCCTTGCTACCGCAAAGACAAGGCCGATGGCCAGCTCGGCAACGCTCCTGGAACTTGCTCCAGGGCTGTTTACGACCTTAATTCCCCTCTCCTCGGCGGCCTTGAGGTCAATGTTGTCGAGGCCAACACCGGCCCTCCCTATGACCTTGAGCTTTGGAGCGGCCTCGATGACCTTCCGGGTTACCTTCGGCTTGCTTCTAACGATTATCGCATCAACATCCTTGACAAGTTCAACAAGCCTGTCCTCGTCTGGATACTCCTCGTAAATGACTTCAAAACCAGCCTTCTTCAGAACCTCTATAGCTTTCTCATGAAGCGGAGCGGCAACGAGAACCTTCATCCTTCATCCCCTCCTCTTTATTGCCATCAGCATGACCTGATCCGAGGCGTCCTCGGCACGGTCGGCGATGTCGCCGATCTTTGTGAGCGCTTGGTTCCATATTAACTTTGCGTAGGTTGTTATGGTCTCGCTCTCAAAGACCTTTTCCTTAACGTCGTACTCTATTTTATCGGCACTCTCCTCAGCATCCTCCGTCTTTTTAGCCAGCTCAAGGGCTTTATCCACGTCCTCGTTGAGGGCCTTGACGGCTTCCTTGAGGATTCTAAAGGTTTCTATGGCGGAATCTACGAGGCTAAGTATGTCCCCCTTAACTTCCGCCGGAACTTTGGGTTTAGCTAGGATCAGCGTGTGTGATGCGCTCTCGGCGGCATCGGCCACCTGATCTACAAGCTCGCTAAGCCTCACGTAGTCCCCCCTGCTGACCGGGAGAAAGGCCCCCTCGTAGAGCATCAGTTCAATGCTCCTTCTCAGCCCGTCTGCTTCGGTCTCAAGCCTTGAGACTTCTTCCTCCATCTCCTTTGCCCTGTTGAAGTCCCCATTTAGGTAAGCCTCCACCAGTTCCCGAAATGCCGTGAGGGCCTTCTCAACGACCTCAAGGTGCTTGTTAATTGCCTCAAAGACGTCGGTCTCTTTTCCACCGAACAGTGACATTCTCAACACCCCTCGCTAATATTTCTGGGCCTACCCCTATTTATCCTTTCCTTCGCCTTGACGAGCACCCAGAGAAGCTCGTTCCTAGGCGCTTCCAGCCCAACGGAGCGGGCGTACTCAACTATTTTACCGTGTATATAGTCAACCTCGGTCTCCCGCCCGCGGCGGATGTCCTGGAGCGTCGAATTGTAGTTTTCCCGCGTCCTCTCTATGGTGTCCCAGAGGAGTTCAAGCGGGTGAACCTCAAACTCAACGCCCAACTGCTGGGCCACAATACAACCTTCCCGTGCTATATCAACGGAAATCCCCTCGAGGTGCGGGTCGTCCTTAAGGTGGCCGTTTTTCACCTCTAAAACCGTTCCAAGTCCGTTTATTACGGAGTTCACTATCGTCTTTGCCCACTTCCAGCCGATCGCGTTTTCCGTTACGCTCGTTTCTATTCCAGCGTCGTTGAAGACTGAAGCAACTTCATCAACAAAGTTGTCTTTTCCAGTGGGATACCTGCCGATCACCGTTATCCCCCTCCCTGCCCAGAGAACCCTGCCCCACTCAACCAGCATCGCCCCGTTGGTAGTCACTCCCCCCATCACGTTGGGTGTGTACTTAAGCGCAAGCTCTTCGTTCCCAAGGCCGTTCTGTATGCTCAGAATCCATGTGTCCCTCCCTATGCATTGCTTGGCACACTCGAGGGCTGTCTTCGTCGAGTAGGACTTAACCGCGAGGATGAGCAGGTCTGGTGGCTCCTCTGGAGCATAGATTGTGGCCTTTGGCTTCACGGTGAATTCCCCAGCACCGATGACCTGCAACCCGTTCTTGTTTATGGCATCAACCTGCTCTCTCCGTCCGATTAGTGTCACGTCGTTCCCAGCCCTAGCCAGAAGAGCGCCGAAGAGGGAGCCGATACTGCCAGCGCCGAGAACGTATATCTTCATCCTCTCACCTCACGAGCTTCCTAAGGTGGTGGAGTGAATAGACCAGCGTGATCACCCACAGTGCCAGCTTTAGGTTCTCGGTAACGGCATAGCTTCCTATGAGGTAGAGGGCTGACGCCGGTAAAAGCCCCGCAGAGGCGAGAACCCTGTTTTTCAGGATGAGCAACAAAACGGGTATTCCGAGCAGTGCAAAGCCCTCGTCCGCCTGGTAGGCACCTGCGGCTATTGCCAAGGAAGTACCGCCGATGACCGCGTTCACGAACCTCTCCCAGAACTTCACGGGCTGTCTCTCAAAGGGCCAGCCGAGAAGGAACAGAAACAACCCGAGAAGTGAGAGAACGTACCGCAGGTTGTCCTGGAGTGGGTAAGCCCACGCAAAGGCAACTACACCCCCTCCAGCGAAGGGACGGGCCCGCTTTTTCACGACCGCGAGCGAGAGCGGGAGATAAACAAGCCCAAATTCAGGCCTCATCCAACCACCACAACCGTTTAAAGCATCGCCCTTAAAGACCTACCGATGATATCGGTTGTTCTGGTCGAGCCTGAGGGACCGGCGAACATCGGCATGATAGCGAGAACCATGAAGAACTTCGGCTTCTCAAGGCTAGTTCTCATCAACCCGAACCTGACCGAAGAGAGCTACGCCTACGCCGTCCACGCGCGGGATGTCCTTGAAAACGCCCTAATCCTAGACTCATTTGAAGAGGTCCTTGAACTCTTTAACTTCACAGTTGGGACAACAGGAAAGCCGGGAAAACGCTTTATCCCGCATAGAGCTCCGCTGATGCCCTGGGAGCTTGCTGAAATTATCAAGAACTATCCGGGAGAGGTGGGAATATTCTTTGGGCGTGAGAGCATCGGCCTGAAGAACGAGGAGCTTGATGCCATGGACGTCACCTTAACGATACCAACGAGCGAGGAATATCCCGTCATGAACCTCGCGCAGGCCGTAGCGGTGGTTCTATACGAACTGTCGAAAAAGAGGCCCGAGCCCTACGTTGAGGCACTGAAGCCGGCAACAAGAGAGGAAAAGAAAGCGCTTGTAAGAACCTGGGAAAAGCTTCTCAATACTCTCGACTATCCAAAAGATGCCGAGAGGAAGGAGGTCTTTGTTAAGGTCTTCCAAAGAGCCGTTGGGAGGACCTTCCTCTACGGAAGGGAAGTCCACACGCTCATCGGACCTCTAAGGAAGGCTGTTAAGAAGCTGGAGGAATGCCGATGCTGAGTGTGGAGAAGTTCAGGGTCG encodes the following:
- the rlmD gene encoding 23S rRNA (uracil(1939)-C(5))-methyltransferase RlmD gives rise to the protein MRGTIERLSDDGLGIIRAGRREILVPYAAPGDVVEVASWRRKKKKLIATDFKVLEKSPIRIEPKCPYFGVCGGCLLQHLPYEKQVEFKSEKLSRYIGTDVDVMPSPVIYGHRNRIDVVISTGGIGFRRYGTWWDVVNIEECPVFGKTSRKVLKSLREFIEDEKPTLYEIRENKGLLRYIVMREGKFTGELMVNLVTSEGELPESFPEYFPYATSIYWSVNRTESDVSYGDVERYWGEPFIREKIDDVTYLVHPNSFFQTNSYQAVNLVRKVAELVEGEKVLDLYSGVGTFGIYLAKRGFKVEGIEINPFAVEMAKKNAQINGVDAEFRVGEDKDVDNLSEYDTVVVDPPRAGLHPKLVRKILKDRPETLVYVSCNPKTLSQNLKELSESYKIEEAVGLDMFPHTPHVEAVLKLRKV
- the lrpA gene encoding HTH-type transcriptional regulator LrpA, with translation MLDERDKIILEMLTKDARTPFTEIAKVLGISETAVRKRVKALEEAGVIKQYTIVVDPAKLGYNLVSITGVDTKPEKIFEVANKLKEFDFVKHVYLTSGDHMIMAEVWARDGEHLSEIISEKIGRIDGVTKVCPAIILEKMK
- a CDS encoding aldolase; translation: MRTAKAQLVKYSRKAHERGLTAAFGGNLSIRVGDLVFIKATGSVMDEMTPEQVAVVTLDGKQVSGVRPSSEYRLHLAIYHERPDVKAIAHLHPPYSIVASTLLTGELPILTPEAEIYLGRIPIASFRPAGTEELAAVVAEKIRKADAVLMERHGIVAVGRSLREAFYKAELVEESAKLWYLSRK
- a CDS encoding UPF0147 family protein, with protein sequence MSELIQQIVQVLKEQVVQDTVVPRNIRRAAEQAIEVLLDESRDPAVRAADAIAILEEISEDPNMPMHTRTIIWEVLGALEQVK
- the cobO gene encoding cob(I)yrinic acid a,c-diamide adenosyltransferase translates to MSWKDRLGLVHIYTGNGKGKTTAAFGLAVRMLGSGGKVAIVQFMKAPKVYGEQKKIEECGALIESFGLPGFVHGKPSEEDIKAAKRALERAKELASSGEWDLVILDEVCVSLGFGMLDVGEVKELIKGKAENTELVLTGRYCPEELFELADYVTEMREVKHPYQRGILARRGVEY
- a CDS encoding D-2-hydroxyacid dehydrogenase, with product MKVLVAAPLHEKAIEVLKKAGFEVIYEEYPDEDRLVELVKDVDAIIVRSKPKVTRKVIEAAPKLKVIGRAGVGLDNIDLKAAEERGIKVVNSPGASSRSVAELAIGLVFAVARKIAFADRKMREGVWAKKQCMGIELEGKTIGVVGFGRIGYQVAKIANALGMNVLLYDPYPNEERAKEVGGKFVPLEELLRESDVVTLHVPLVETTYHLINEERLKLMKPTAILINAARGAVVDTDALVKALQEGWIAGAGLDVFEEEPLPKDHPLTKLDNVVLTPHIGASTVEAQMRAGVEVAEKIVEALKG
- a CDS encoding TIGR00153 family protein; translation: MSLFGGKETDVFEAINKHLEVVEKALTAFRELVEAYLNGDFNRAKEMEEEVSRLETEADGLRRSIELMLYEGAFLPVSRGDYVRLSELVDQVADAAESASHTLILAKPKVPAEVKGDILSLVDSAIETFRILKEAVKALNEDVDKALELAKKTEDAEESADKIEYDVKEKVFESETITTYAKLIWNQALTKIGDIADRAEDASDQVMLMAIKRRG
- a CDS encoding 2-dehydropantoate 2-reductase encodes the protein MKIYVLGAGSIGSLFGALLARAGNDVTLIGRREQVDAINKNGLQVIGAGEFTVKPKATIYAPEEPPDLLILAVKSYSTKTALECAKQCIGRDTWILSIQNGLGNEELALKYTPNVMGGVTTNGAMLVEWGRVLWAGRGITVIGRYPTGKDNFVDEVASVFNDAGIETSVTENAIGWKWAKTIVNSVINGLGTVLEVKNGHLKDDPHLEGISVDIAREGCIVAQQLGVEFEVHPLELLWDTIERTRENYNSTLQDIRRGRETEVDYIHGKIVEYARSVGLEAPRNELLWVLVKAKERINRGRPRNISEGC
- a CDS encoding RNA methyltransferase; the protein is MISVVLVEPEGPANIGMIARTMKNFGFSRLVLINPNLTEESYAYAVHARDVLENALILDSFEEVLELFNFTVGTTGKPGKRFIPHRAPLMPWELAEIIKNYPGEVGIFFGRESIGLKNEELDAMDVTLTIPTSEEYPVMNLAQAVAVVLYELSKKRPEPYVEALKPATREEKKALVRTWEKLLNTLDYPKDAERKEVFVKVFQRAVGRTFLYGREVHTLIGPLRKAVKKLEECRC